One Xiphophorus hellerii strain 12219 chromosome 24, Xiphophorus_hellerii-4.1, whole genome shotgun sequence DNA window includes the following coding sequences:
- the adamts1 gene encoding A disintegrin and metalloproteinase with thrombospondin motifs 1 has protein sequence MMWFPRVSIGLIVILCVGAVRCVWEESTVVPVRLDQSESGSEPWRTLSAEEEEKEAQTRLYRLDVFGKQLVLQLEPDQTFLAPGFVFHVVGSPESAPVREAEGAAEPGCFFSGTVNGEKRSAAALNLCHGLTGGFYFQGEEYFIQPLNSSELLPGREEEGAHMVRRRSRATLAEEGSSKCGVSEDEERVPRNLEQEAGHGAPNADQTANQRTRRFVSTPRYLEIMLVADQSMAEFHGAGLKPYLLTIMAVASRLYHHPSIHNSISLAVVKLLVVYEEERGPQVSTNAAMTLRNFCQWQRQHNPPSDRHPEHYDTAILFTRMDLCGAHSCDTLGMADVGTVCDPERSCSIIEDDGLQAAFTVAHELGHVFNMPHDDAQLCSGVNGAHWSSHMMASTLSNLDQRQPWSPCSALMITSFLDNGHGQCLLDKPVKAQSLPQPLPGTVYSADQQCRLTFGEDSQHCPDLSTTCAALWCTVTTSNGWVVCQTKNFPWADGTSCGHESYCLAGRCLNKTQAAEHQTPVNGGWGVWGPWGDCSRTCGGGVQYSFRSCDNPLPKNGGKYCEGKRIQYRSCNTDVCPDTNGLSFREEQCLAHNDVSAQLSLGSGDGVEWVPKYAGVSPKDRCKLVCRAKGTGYFFVLKPKVADGTPCSPDSTSVCVQGQCVKAGCDRIIGSNRRFDKCGVCGGDGSSCKKVSGSLERSRPGYQDVVTIPAGATHLDVKQRSPGNGRQDNSYLAVRRQDGTYLLNGDYKLMTMETDLTLQGALLRYSGSSANLERLRSFAPLPEPITIQVLSVGEAPRPRVKYSYFAPRPNNSASTSNNNGGRRPSINAIREFGGAEWTLREWGPCSQTCGGGLQQREVVCLDPQGHTSRDCPEELRPLVSRTCASHPCPSWLPGQWSECSKACGRGFRKRPLHCIGHDGHTLTLDNCDPKDRPRPLLEMCNQRAC, from the exons ATGATGTGGTTTCCACGCGTTTCTATTGGTTTAATCGTCATTTTGTGCGTCGGCGCAGTCCGCTGCGTCTGGGAGGAGAGCACCGTGGTGCCGGTCAGATTGGACCAGTCGGAGAGCGGGAGCGAGCCATGGCGGACGCTGTccgcagaggaggaggagaaggaggcgCAGACCAGGCTGTACCGCTTGGACGTTTTTGGGAAGCAGCTGGTCTTGCAGCTGGAGCCCGATCAGACGTTCCTGGCGCCGGGGTTCGTCTTCCACGTCGTGGGCAGCCCCGAGTCCGCACCGGTCCGGGAAGCCGAGGGCGCCGCCGAGCCGGGCTGCTTCTTCTCAGGCACTGTGAACGGAGAGAAGCGCTCCGCCGCCGCGCTCAACCTGTGCCACGGACTCACTGGAGGATTCTACTTCCAGGGGGAGGAGTACTTCATCCAGCCGCTGAACTCCAGCGAGCTCCTCCcggggagagaggaggagggtgCGCACATGGTCCGCAGGAGAAGCCGCGCAACTTTGGCTGAGGAAGGCAGCTCCAAGTGCGGGGTCAGCGAGGACGAGGAGAGGGTGCCAAGGAATCTGGAACAGGAGGCCGGTCACGGAGCCCCTAACGCGGACCAGACAG CCAACCAGAGGACGAGGCGCTTTGTTTCCACCCCACGATACTTGGAGATCATGCTGGTGGCTGACCAGTCCATGGCTGAGTTCCATGGTGCGGGACTCAAGCCGTATCTTCTTACCATCATGGCAGTGGCGTCCCGCCTGTACCACCATCCCAGCATCCACAACTCCATCAGCCTGGCTGTGGTGAAGCTGCTGGTGGTGTACGAAGAGGAGCGAGGCCCTCAAGTGTCAACCAATGCTGCTATGACCCTTCGAAATTTCTGTCAGTGGCAGAGGCAGCACAACCCTCCAAGTGACCGCCACCCAGAGCACTACGACACGGCCATACTCTTCACCAGAATG GATCTCTGTGGTGCCCATTCTTGTGATACTTTGGGCATGGCAGATGTTGGCACAGTGTGTGACCCTGAGAGAAGCTGCTCCATCATTGAGGATGATGGCCTGCAGGCAGCATTTACAGTGGCTCATGAACTGG GCCATGTCTTCAATATGCCTCATGATGATGCCCAGCTTTGTTCAGGGGTCAATGGTGCCCACTGGAGCTCCCACATGATGGCTTCCACCCTGTCCAATCTGGATCAGCGGCAGCCATGGTCTCCCTGCTCTGCCCTCATGATCACCAGCTTTCTGGACAATGGCCACGGACAGTGCTTGCTGGATAAGCCGGTCAAGGCTCAGTCGCTCCCTCAGCCTCTGCCAGGAACAGTGTACAGCGCTGATCAACAGTGTCGCCTCACTTTTGGAGAGGACTCCCAGCACTGCCCAGATTTAAGCACCACGTGTGCAGCTCTCTGGTGTACTGTGACCACATCCAATGGTTGGGTGGTGTGCCAGACCAAGAACTTCCCCTGGGCTGATGGGACATCTTGTGGGCATGAGAGTTACTGCCTGGCTGGACGATGTCTCAATAAGACTCAGGCTGCTGAACATCAG ACTCCGGTTAATGGTGGCTGGGGCGTGTGGGGTCCCTGGGGGGATTGTTCTCGAACCTGTGGAGGCGGGGTGCAGTATTCTTTCCGTTCTTGTGACAATCCCTTACCAAAGAATGGAGGGAAGTACTGTGAAGGCAAGAGGATCCAGTATCGCTCTTGCAACACTGATGTCTGCCCAGACACCAACG GCTTGTCGTTTCGTGAGGAACAGTGTCTGGCCCACAACGATGTGTCGGCTCAATTGTCGCTGGGTTCAGGCGACGGTGTTGAGTGGGTGCCCAAGTATGCTGGAGTTTCACCAAAAGACCGCTGCAAACTGGTGTGTCGGGCTAAGGGGACTGGATACTTTTTTGTCCTCAAACCTAAG GTGGCTGATGGAACCCCCTGCAGCCCAGATTCCACCTCAGTTTGCGTCCAAGGCCAGTGTGTCAAGGCTGGATGTGATCGTATCATTGGCTCTAACCGGCGCTTTGATAAGTGTGGTGTTTGTGGTGGGGACGGATCTTCCTGCAAGAAAGTGTCAGGCTCTCTGGAGCGTTCCAG GCCTGGCTATCAGGATGTTGTAACTATTCCTGCTGGTGCCACTCACCTGGACGTTAAACAGCGTTCTCCAGGCAATGGCCGTCAAGATAACAGCTATCTGGCAGTGCGCCGACAGGATGGGACATACCTGTTAAACGGCGATTATAAACTAATGACTATGGAGACTGATCTCACCCTCCAAGGGGCATTGTTGAGATACAGTGGTTCTTCTGCCAACCTAGAACGTCTCCGAAGCTTTGCCCCACTTCCAGAGCCCATCACCATCCAGGTGTTGTCTGTAGGTGAAGCCCCAAGGCCACGAGTTAAGTACAGCTACTTTGCCCCTAGACCCAATAATTCTGCTTCCACCTCTAACAACAACGGAGGCCGTCGCCCGTCAATTAATGCCATCCGGGAGTTTGGTGGAGCCGAGTGGACCCTAAGGGAATGGGGTCCATGTTCTCAGACATGTGGAGGAGGTCTGCAGCAAAGAGAAGTTGTATGCTTGGACCCGCAGGGACATACATCAAGAGACTGCCCCGAGGAGCTTCGACCTTTGGTCTCACGGACCTGCGCGTCCCACCCATGTCCCTCCTGGCTTCCAGGTCAATGGTCAGAATGCTCCAAGGCCTGCGGTCGGGGCTTCCGCAAACGTCCGCTGCACTGCATTGGGCATGATGGACACACGTTAACCCTTGACAACTGTGACCCCAAAGACCGTCCGCGGCCCCTGCTGGAAATGTGCAATCAGAGGGCCTGCTAA
- the adamts5 gene encoding A disintegrin and metalloproteinase with thrombospondin motifs 5 isoform X1 — protein MPRLLGALTGGMLWFRLLLQLLCVVEFGAGVSTFQGFYLPPATGSLHTPARRTDGVVRTIDRIYNGGGKVGYLVYLDGRRFQLDMERDESVLSHHFSPQYALAMMGQSPAPLQRECAYRGTVNSNPESLAVLSLCGGGLEGFFAVNHSRYTITPIIRAKGHEHDTRALHDRDAESALHVFTRESFSFEALSEGRESCGTRDGKRGRRDAAERRRHRGRGKGRRDGEEGHGARGRRWWSRLVKEPGARRKRSVSRARHVELLLVADDSMTKKYGRDLNHYLLTLASIASKLYGHASIENPIRLSVVKVITVLENEKGLEVTKNAAATLKSFCKWQNQQNPLDDDHQHHHDAAILFTRQDLCGHHSCDTLGMADVGTICSPERSCAVIEDDGLHAAFTVAHEIGHLLGLSHDDSKFCEERFGVNSHKQLMSSILTSIDASKPWSRCTSSTITDFFDDGNAECLLDSPRQPLLGPEELPGQSYDAVRQCRLAFGLEYTVCPGMDVCSRLWCAVIRQGQMVCLTKKLPAVEGTPCGKGRICLQGKCVDKTRKKHYSTSNHGSWSSWGPWGACSRTCGGGVQFAQRLCNNPAPRNNGRYCIGKRAIYRTCNVFPPCPPSSKSFRQEQCEVRNGPQTDPKGVKTFVEWVPKYAGILPKDVCKLTCRAKGTGYYVVFSQRVADGTECRPHSSSVCVKGKCIRTGCDGIIGSKLQFDKCGICGGDSLGCIRVVGNFTKKSKGYTDIVKIPAGSTHIKVRQHMAKDQTRFTAYLALRRPGSEYLLNGKFMISTSETIIPLNGSLLNYSGWTHHDEWLHSMGPGALKEAMVVQILATDSKKPLDVRYSYYMPRWTAPQQHLNSKLTPLQSTTTTSTTTRSATVSTTTVSSTPAALLLRPTTASVSSTPLPGPKWVTGPWMTCSRTCDTGWQSRTVQCKDQDGKLSKGCVLSARPSAFKHCLVKKC, from the exons ATGCCGCGGCTCCTTGGCGCTCTGACCGGGGGCATGCTCTGGTTtcggctgctgctgcagctgctgtgcgTCGTGGAGTTTGGAGCCGGGGTGTCTACCTTCCAGGGGTTCTATCTTCCACCTGCGACCGGCTCGCTGCACACACCTGCCCGGAGGACGGACGGGGTGGTGCGGACCATCGATCGGATTTACAACGGTGGAGGGAAGGTGGGCTACCTGGTGTACCTGGATGGGAGGCGCTTTCAGCTGGACATGGAGCGGGATGAGTCGGTGCTGTCGCATCACTTCAGCCCTCAGTATGCGCTCGCGATGATGGGACAGAGTCCCGCGCCTCTGCAGCGGGAGTGCGCGTACCGCGGGACGGTGAACTCCAACCCGGAGTCTCTCGCCGTCCTCAGCCTCTGCGGCGGAGGTCTGGAGGGTTTCTTCGCCGTCAACCACTCGCGCTACACCATCACTCCCATCATCCGGGCGAAGGGACACGAGCACGACACGCGCGCACTGCACGACCGGGATGCGGAAAGCGCGCTCCACGTGTTCACGCGCGAGAGCTTCAGCTTCGAGGCTCTGAGCGAGGGGCGCGAGAGCTGCGGCACGCGCGACGGGAAGAGAGGGCGCAGGGATGCGGCGGAAAGACGGCGGCACCGAGGTCGCGGGAAGGGGAGACGGGACGGTGAAGAGGGGCACGGCGCGCGAGGGAGGAGATGGTGGAGCCGCCTCGTCAAAGAGCCAGGCGCGCGGCGCAAGAGGTCGGTGTCCCGCGCCAGGCACGTGGAGCTGCTCCTGGTGGCGGACGATTCCATGACCAAGAAGTACGGCAGGGACTTGAACCACTACTTGCTCACACTGGCATCCATCGCGTCCAAGTTGTACGGACACGCCAGCATCGAGAACCCCATCCGGCTGTCCGTGGTGAAGGTCATCACGGTCTTGGAGAACGAGAAGGGGCTGGAGGTGACCAAGAACGCGGCGGCGACGCTCAAGAGCTTCTGCAAAtggcagaaccagcagaacccgCTAGACGACGACCACCAGCATCACCACGACGCAGCCATCCTCTTCACCAGGCAG GACCTGTGCGGCCACCACTCTTGCGACACCCTGGGCATGGCGGACGTCGGCACAATCTGCTCTCCGGAGAGAAGCTGCGCCGTCATCGAGGACGACGGCCTTCACGCCGCATTCACCGTCGCTCACGAGATAG GTCACCTGCTGGGATTGTCCCACGATGATTCGAAGTTCTGCGAGGAGCGCTTTGGGGTCAACAGTCACAAGCAGCTCATGTCGTCCATTCTCACCTCCATCGACGCCTCTAAGCCCTGGAGCCGCTGCACCTCGTCCACCATCACCGACTTCTTCGACGACGGGAATG CCGAGTGTCTCCTGGACTCCCCTCGTCAGCCCCTCCTCGGCCCGGAGGAGCTCCCAGGCCAGAGCTACGACGCCGTCCGACAGTGCCGCCTGGCCTTCGGCCTCGAGTACACGGTCTGCCCGGGCATGGACGTGTGCTCCCGCCTGTGGTGCGCCGTGATCCGCCAGGGACAGATGGTGTGTCTGACCAAGAAGCTTCCGGCGGTGGAGGGCACGCCGTGCGGGAAGGGGCGCATCTGCCTGCAGGGAAAGTGTGTGGACAAAACTCGAAAGAAGCACTATTCG ACGTCCAACCACGGCAGCTGGAGTTCTTGGGGCCCATGGGGTGCATGCTCTAGGACCTGTGGGGGCGGAGTGCAGTTTGCCCAGCGCCTGTGCAATAACCCGGCGCCACGAAACAACGGGCGCTACTGCATCGGAAAGAGAGCCATCTATCGGACCTGTAACGTCTTCCCGCCGTGCCCGCCCTCAA gtaAGAGTTTCCGTCAAGAACAGTGTGAAGTCCGCAACGGCCCCCAGACGGACCCCAAAGGGGTGAAGACCTTTGTCGAGTGGGTGCCGAAGTATGCAGGGATTCTCCCTAAGGATGTGTGCAAGCTGACATGCAGAGCAAAAGGGACAGGCTACTATGTGGTGTTCTCTCAACGG GTAGCAGATGGGACCGAGTGTCGTCCTCACAGCAGTTCGGTGTGCGTGAAAGGGAAATGTATTCGCACGGGCTGCGACGGCATCATCGGCTCCAAGCTCCAGTTTGACAAATGTGGTATATGTGGAGGCGACAGCCTGGGATGCATACGGGTCGTTGGGAACTTCACCAAGAAGAG CAAAGGCTACACTGATATCGTGAAGATCCCCGCAGGGTCCACGCACATCAAGGTCCGTCAGCACATGGCCAAGGACCAAACCCGTTTCACCGCCTACCTCGCCCTCCGCCGACCCGGCAGCGAGTACCTCCTAAATGGCAAGTTCATGATCTCCACCTCAGAGACCATCATCCCGCTCAACGGTTCTTTACTCAACTACAGCGGGTGGACTCATCACGACGAGTGGCTCCACAGCATGGGCCCCGGGGCTCTCAAAGAAGCTATGGTGGTCCAGATTCTAGCCACAGATTCGAAAAAGCCCCTCGATGTCCGTTATAGTTACTACATGCCGAGGTGGACAGCCCCGCAGCAGCATCTGAACTCCAAGTTGACCCCTTTGCAGAGCACCACCACAACGTCTACCACAACGCGGTCCGCCACGGTTAGCACCACTACCGTCTCCTCTACGCCTGCTGCTTTACTGCTAAGGCCAACTACAGCTTCTGTTTCTTCAACCCCTCTTCCAGGTCCCAAGTGGGTAACGGGACCTTGGATGACTTGCTCCAGGACTTGTGATACCGGCTGGCAGAGCCGGACGGTGCAGTGCAAGGACCAGGATGGCAAGCTGTCCAAGGGCTGCGTTCTGAGCGCCCGGCCCTCCGCCTTCAAACACTGTTTGGTGAAGAAATGCTGA
- the adamts5 gene encoding A disintegrin and metalloproteinase with thrombospondin motifs 5 isoform X2 yields MPRLLGALTGGMLWFRLLLQLLCVVEFGAGVSTFQGFYLPPATGSLHTPARRTDGVVRTIDRIYNGGGKVGYLVYLDGRRFQLDMERDESVLSHHFSPQYALAMMGQSPAPLQRECAYRGTVNSNPESLAVLSLCGGGLEGFFAVNHSRYTITPIIRAKGHEHDTRALHDRDAESALHVFTRESFSFEALSEGRESCGTRDGKRGRRDAAERRRHRGRGKGRRDGEEGHGARGRRWWSRLVKEPGARRKRSVSRARHVELLLVADDSMTKKYGRDLNHYLLTLASIASKLYGHASIENPIRLSVVKVITVLENEKGLEVTKNAAATLKSFCKWQNQQNPLDDDHQHHHDAAILFTRQDLCGHHSCDTLGMADVGTICSPERSCAVIEDDGLHAAFTVAHEIGHLLGLSHDDSKFCEERFGVNSHKQLMSSILTSIDASKPWSRCTSSTITDFFDDGNAECLLDSPRQPLLGPEELPGQSYDAVRQCRLAFGLEYTVCPGMDVCSRLWCAVIRQGQMVCLTKKLPAVEGTPCGKGRICLQGKCVDKTRKKHYSTSNHGSWSSWGPWGACSRTCGGGVQFAQRLCNNPAPRNNGRYCIGKRAIYRTCNVFPPCPPSSKSFRQEQCEVRNGPQTDPKGVKTFVEWVPKYAGILPKDVCKLTCRAKGTGYYVVFSQRVADGTECRPHSSSVCVKGKCIRTGCDGIIGSKLQFDKCGICGGDSLGCIRVVGNFTKKSKGYTDIVKIPAGSTHIKVRQHMAKDQTRFTAYLALRRPGSEYLLNGKFMISTSETIIPLNGSLLNYSGWTHHDEWLHSMGPGALKEAMVVQILATDSKKPLDVRYSYYMPRWTAPQQHLNSKLTPLQSTTTTSTTTRSATVPSG; encoded by the exons ATGCCGCGGCTCCTTGGCGCTCTGACCGGGGGCATGCTCTGGTTtcggctgctgctgcagctgctgtgcgTCGTGGAGTTTGGAGCCGGGGTGTCTACCTTCCAGGGGTTCTATCTTCCACCTGCGACCGGCTCGCTGCACACACCTGCCCGGAGGACGGACGGGGTGGTGCGGACCATCGATCGGATTTACAACGGTGGAGGGAAGGTGGGCTACCTGGTGTACCTGGATGGGAGGCGCTTTCAGCTGGACATGGAGCGGGATGAGTCGGTGCTGTCGCATCACTTCAGCCCTCAGTATGCGCTCGCGATGATGGGACAGAGTCCCGCGCCTCTGCAGCGGGAGTGCGCGTACCGCGGGACGGTGAACTCCAACCCGGAGTCTCTCGCCGTCCTCAGCCTCTGCGGCGGAGGTCTGGAGGGTTTCTTCGCCGTCAACCACTCGCGCTACACCATCACTCCCATCATCCGGGCGAAGGGACACGAGCACGACACGCGCGCACTGCACGACCGGGATGCGGAAAGCGCGCTCCACGTGTTCACGCGCGAGAGCTTCAGCTTCGAGGCTCTGAGCGAGGGGCGCGAGAGCTGCGGCACGCGCGACGGGAAGAGAGGGCGCAGGGATGCGGCGGAAAGACGGCGGCACCGAGGTCGCGGGAAGGGGAGACGGGACGGTGAAGAGGGGCACGGCGCGCGAGGGAGGAGATGGTGGAGCCGCCTCGTCAAAGAGCCAGGCGCGCGGCGCAAGAGGTCGGTGTCCCGCGCCAGGCACGTGGAGCTGCTCCTGGTGGCGGACGATTCCATGACCAAGAAGTACGGCAGGGACTTGAACCACTACTTGCTCACACTGGCATCCATCGCGTCCAAGTTGTACGGACACGCCAGCATCGAGAACCCCATCCGGCTGTCCGTGGTGAAGGTCATCACGGTCTTGGAGAACGAGAAGGGGCTGGAGGTGACCAAGAACGCGGCGGCGACGCTCAAGAGCTTCTGCAAAtggcagaaccagcagaacccgCTAGACGACGACCACCAGCATCACCACGACGCAGCCATCCTCTTCACCAGGCAG GACCTGTGCGGCCACCACTCTTGCGACACCCTGGGCATGGCGGACGTCGGCACAATCTGCTCTCCGGAGAGAAGCTGCGCCGTCATCGAGGACGACGGCCTTCACGCCGCATTCACCGTCGCTCACGAGATAG GTCACCTGCTGGGATTGTCCCACGATGATTCGAAGTTCTGCGAGGAGCGCTTTGGGGTCAACAGTCACAAGCAGCTCATGTCGTCCATTCTCACCTCCATCGACGCCTCTAAGCCCTGGAGCCGCTGCACCTCGTCCACCATCACCGACTTCTTCGACGACGGGAATG CCGAGTGTCTCCTGGACTCCCCTCGTCAGCCCCTCCTCGGCCCGGAGGAGCTCCCAGGCCAGAGCTACGACGCCGTCCGACAGTGCCGCCTGGCCTTCGGCCTCGAGTACACGGTCTGCCCGGGCATGGACGTGTGCTCCCGCCTGTGGTGCGCCGTGATCCGCCAGGGACAGATGGTGTGTCTGACCAAGAAGCTTCCGGCGGTGGAGGGCACGCCGTGCGGGAAGGGGCGCATCTGCCTGCAGGGAAAGTGTGTGGACAAAACTCGAAAGAAGCACTATTCG ACGTCCAACCACGGCAGCTGGAGTTCTTGGGGCCCATGGGGTGCATGCTCTAGGACCTGTGGGGGCGGAGTGCAGTTTGCCCAGCGCCTGTGCAATAACCCGGCGCCACGAAACAACGGGCGCTACTGCATCGGAAAGAGAGCCATCTATCGGACCTGTAACGTCTTCCCGCCGTGCCCGCCCTCAA gtaAGAGTTTCCGTCAAGAACAGTGTGAAGTCCGCAACGGCCCCCAGACGGACCCCAAAGGGGTGAAGACCTTTGTCGAGTGGGTGCCGAAGTATGCAGGGATTCTCCCTAAGGATGTGTGCAAGCTGACATGCAGAGCAAAAGGGACAGGCTACTATGTGGTGTTCTCTCAACGG GTAGCAGATGGGACCGAGTGTCGTCCTCACAGCAGTTCGGTGTGCGTGAAAGGGAAATGTATTCGCACGGGCTGCGACGGCATCATCGGCTCCAAGCTCCAGTTTGACAAATGTGGTATATGTGGAGGCGACAGCCTGGGATGCATACGGGTCGTTGGGAACTTCACCAAGAAGAG CAAAGGCTACACTGATATCGTGAAGATCCCCGCAGGGTCCACGCACATCAAGGTCCGTCAGCACATGGCCAAGGACCAAACCCGTTTCACCGCCTACCTCGCCCTCCGCCGACCCGGCAGCGAGTACCTCCTAAATGGCAAGTTCATGATCTCCACCTCAGAGACCATCATCCCGCTCAACGGTTCTTTACTCAACTACAGCGGGTGGACTCATCACGACGAGTGGCTCCACAGCATGGGCCCCGGGGCTCTCAAAGAAGCTATGGTGGTCCAGATTCTAGCCACAGATTCGAAAAAGCCCCTCGATGTCCGTTATAGTTACTACATGCCGAGGTGGACAGCCCCGCAGCAGCATCTGAACTCCAAGTTGACCCCTTTGCAGAGCACCACCACAACGTCTACCACAACGCGGTCCGCCACG GTCCCAAGTGGGTAA